A window of the Microscilla marina ATCC 23134 genome harbors these coding sequences:
- a CDS encoding RNA polymerase sigma factor, translating into MTREEFKICFDRWFDEVRNYITYRCCDEELATDIAQEAFMKVWEKGVAFQQNQTKGLLYKIANELWISQYRKSKSEKKYKLSFSLKVNVSASQRNDTEDQMYYEELKTKYEQAVSQLPEKQRVVFLLSRMENLTYKEIAQRLEVSAKAVEKRMNLALKDLRKILNHDR; encoded by the coding sequence TTGACAAGAGAAGAATTTAAAATTTGTTTTGACCGTTGGTTCGACGAAGTCCGCAACTACATTACTTACCGATGTTGTGACGAAGAACTTGCCACCGACATTGCCCAGGAAGCTTTTATGAAAGTATGGGAAAAGGGGGTTGCCTTTCAGCAAAACCAAACCAAAGGCTTGTTGTATAAAATAGCCAATGAGCTGTGGATTTCGCAATACCGAAAATCAAAGTCGGAGAAGAAATACAAACTCTCGTTTTCGTTGAAAGTAAACGTAAGTGCCAGCCAGCGAAACGATACCGAAGACCAGATGTATTACGAAGAGCTAAAAACAAAGTACGAACAAGCGGTGAGTCAATTGCCCGAAAAACAAAGGGTGGTTTTTTTGCTAAGCCGAATGGAAAACCTTACCTATAAAGAAATTGCCCAACGCCTGGAGGTAAGCGCCAAAGCGGTAGAGAAACGGATGAATCTGGCATTAAAAGACCTTAGAAAAATTTTGAATCATGACAGATAA
- a CDS encoding FecR family protein, producing MTDKNNEHNLTPEQEKELFSNLELSYSRSKSDVWDALQDKIDAQTPATAKPTKNRGIGKRRQLTYLSAAASLVLVLGLGLFARFYTTQVSAAVGELTSHTLPDGSIIHLNAASTIAYAPYWWRFGRKVNLEGEAFFEVQKGKKFSVHSRLGTTQVLGTSFNILARGNAYEVLCKTGKVRVSNRQSNQVILNPGEYAKLQASELVKQTDAQSKKTMLAWRLNKFMYNNTPLTKVFADIERHYNVKIDLSKVKEHHYTGLFKRSVPVEKALQIICYSFELNFKKQSEGEYVVF from the coding sequence ATGACAGATAAGAACAACGAACATAATTTGACTCCAGAGCAGGAAAAAGAACTTTTTTCTAACTTAGAGCTGTCCTATTCAAGGTCTAAAAGCGATGTGTGGGATGCCCTGCAAGACAAAATAGACGCGCAAACCCCTGCCACTGCCAAGCCTACCAAAAACAGAGGCATAGGCAAGCGCCGCCAACTGACCTATTTGAGCGCCGCCGCATCTTTGGTGCTTGTGCTAGGGTTAGGCCTCTTTGCTCGTTTTTATACCACTCAGGTATCAGCTGCCGTAGGCGAGCTTACCAGTCATACCCTGCCCGATGGCTCGATAATACACCTCAACGCTGCCTCTACTATAGCGTATGCGCCCTATTGGTGGCGGTTTGGCCGTAAAGTAAACCTAGAGGGCGAAGCATTTTTTGAAGTGCAAAAAGGTAAAAAATTCAGCGTACACTCCCGTTTGGGCACTACCCAGGTGTTAGGCACCAGTTTTAATATATTGGCACGAGGCAATGCCTATGAGGTATTGTGCAAAACCGGCAAAGTAAGGGTGAGCAACCGCCAGAGCAACCAGGTGATATTGAACCCCGGCGAGTATGCCAAACTACAAGCCAGTGAGTTGGTAAAACAAACCGATGCACAATCTAAAAAAACCATGCTTGCCTGGAGGCTCAACAAGTTTATGTACAACAACACCCCTTTGACAAAAGTTTTTGCTGATATAGAACGCCACTATAATGTAAAGATTGACCTGAGCAAAGTCAAAGAGCATCATTACACAGGACTTTTTAAAAGAAGTGTACCCGTAGAAAAGGCTTTACAAATTATATGTTATAGCTTTGAGCTAAACTTTAAAAAGCAATCGGAAGGAGAATATGTGGTTTTTTAA
- a CDS encoding TonB-dependent receptor, whose translation MRKKFVVPICWLFLLVVTKAQGQTIALNYSQQPLNEILLDLNDRYKVQVSINSQLSANCIISIKQSFPTMESALRQLAKKCRLTLIKISDVYTFRKDKTEVKPSPEKKHIAKKKLSPKKYTYQGQVVEQTSLEPLPFSVIQLNKGYVVADQNGRFSFKTLRQTQVVKCQHLGYKVIDTLLLPGGRLRVVLKPQIDLLQEVTIRSTSETCVARLGKNAGRIKFNDLSNSLVPGASNDLIFNNLRLYPGIMASGESTSDFIIWGAYPGQNHVLYDGITMFNSWGVNDDIGRVNPFMIKNMEVYKGGYNVPYGDRVGGVVLINTKAGNRDKATADISLNNRLANLYLSVPLFNHSASLQIAGRKSYYQLLDLSVSPVEDKEVIIPNYDYSDLHLKFSSSFANQDQLEISFIASRDNYEGVFRSNLAARKDLVEDVNVQSEQIGSSLKYIKNWGKAGGVSTLVLAQSNYSPELTSNHSLQTNLSTEPKVVKSFTWGNQVAEYSGKLTHQWALGHTHQLELNAGVVANETVLKSQNQDKVLQDTSTLQTRLTFYAHDQLRLSTRLHLQLGMKADVPLTGNQVYVQPRINARYDLGAHYNIHFGWGKYYQFVAKNTIIDAFGNQTDIWQVSDGVNAPVTEAVHHVLGGAYLTKGFEASMEGYYKTSSGFRRFVIRRNTLPTQLNLEARSLGLDVYIKKRFRRHELWFAYSWARVEERLNTGRQTADYRLAPQSQQHELKAALVLNFSPFHLSLTNVNGSGFSNSPLERANSVFQPYHRTDIALQYRFQWQHTYFEAGCSILNFFNQVNVRLNQSVNVPNDNSIVNTVGIPFTPTVYLNAKF comes from the coding sequence ATGAGAAAAAAGTTCGTCGTCCCAATTTGTTGGCTTTTTTTATTGGTGGTTACCAAAGCCCAAGGCCAGACAATAGCACTCAACTATAGTCAGCAACCCCTCAACGAGATATTGCTCGACCTCAACGATCGCTACAAAGTACAAGTTTCTATCAACTCCCAACTGTCGGCAAATTGTATCATTAGCATCAAGCAAAGCTTCCCTACGATGGAGTCCGCCTTGCGGCAATTGGCCAAAAAATGCAGGCTTACCCTCATCAAAATAAGCGATGTTTACACTTTCAGAAAAGACAAAACCGAGGTAAAACCTTCTCCCGAAAAAAAGCATATCGCAAAGAAAAAACTCTCTCCTAAAAAATACACTTACCAAGGACAGGTGGTGGAGCAAACATCGCTCGAACCGCTGCCCTTTAGCGTTATACAATTAAATAAAGGCTATGTAGTAGCCGACCAAAACGGTCGTTTTTCGTTCAAAACCCTCCGGCAAACACAAGTCGTGAAATGCCAACACCTGGGCTACAAAGTGATCGATACCTTATTGTTGCCCGGAGGACGACTTCGAGTGGTGCTTAAGCCCCAAATAGACCTTTTGCAAGAGGTAACTATTCGTAGCACCAGCGAAACATGTGTGGCACGTTTGGGCAAAAATGCGGGACGTATCAAGTTTAACGACCTAAGCAATTCGCTGGTGCCGGGGGCAAGCAACGACCTTATTTTTAACAATTTAAGGCTTTATCCTGGCATTATGGCTTCGGGCGAGTCTACCAGCGATTTTATAATCTGGGGAGCCTACCCAGGGCAAAACCACGTCTTGTACGACGGCATTACAATGTTTAACAGTTGGGGGGTAAACGATGATATTGGCAGGGTAAACCCCTTTATGATTAAAAACATGGAGGTATACAAAGGAGGCTATAATGTGCCTTACGGCGATAGGGTAGGTGGGGTAGTACTGATCAATACCAAAGCAGGTAACCGCGACAAAGCCACTGCCGACATTAGCCTCAACAATCGCCTGGCAAACCTTTACCTCAGCGTGCCCTTGTTCAACCACAGCGCCTCTCTACAAATTGCCGGGCGTAAATCTTACTACCAATTGCTCGACCTGTCGGTGAGCCCGGTAGAAGACAAAGAAGTAATTATTCCAAATTATGACTACAGCGACCTTCACCTGAAATTTTCCTCATCGTTTGCCAACCAAGACCAACTAGAAATCAGCTTTATTGCCAGCCGCGACAACTACGAAGGGGTTTTTAGAAGCAACCTGGCGGCAAGAAAAGACTTGGTAGAAGATGTAAACGTTCAATCAGAACAAATAGGCAGTTCGCTCAAGTACATTAAAAATTGGGGCAAGGCAGGGGGCGTTTCCACCCTGGTACTCGCGCAAAGCAACTATAGCCCTGAACTTACCTCTAACCACAGTTTACAAACCAACCTGTCTACCGAGCCCAAAGTAGTCAAATCTTTTACCTGGGGCAACCAAGTAGCCGAGTATTCGGGCAAACTCACCCATCAATGGGCATTGGGGCACACCCACCAACTAGAGCTCAATGCCGGAGTGGTGGCCAACGAGACGGTGCTCAAGTCTCAGAACCAAGACAAGGTGTTGCAAGACACCAGTACTTTGCAAACCCGCCTTACTTTTTATGCCCACGACCAACTACGGCTTAGTACCCGACTGCATCTACAGTTAGGCATGAAAGCCGATGTACCACTCACAGGCAATCAAGTGTATGTACAACCACGTATCAATGCCCGGTATGACTTGGGGGCACATTATAACATTCATTTTGGTTGGGGCAAATACTACCAGTTTGTGGCAAAAAACACCATTATAGATGCTTTTGGCAACCAAACCGATATTTGGCAGGTAAGCGATGGAGTCAATGCACCAGTTACCGAGGCAGTGCACCATGTGCTGGGGGGAGCTTATCTTACCAAGGGTTTTGAAGCAAGCATGGAGGGATATTACAAAACATCTTCGGGTTTTAGGCGTTTTGTGATTCGGCGCAATACATTGCCCACCCAGCTCAACCTGGAAGCGCGTAGTCTGGGGCTGGATGTATACATTAAAAAACGTTTTCGACGGCACGAGCTATGGTTTGCCTATTCGTGGGCACGGGTAGAAGAACGCCTCAACACAGGCAGACAAACAGCCGACTACAGGCTGGCGCCTCAGAGCCAGCAACACGAGTTGAAGGCAGCATTGGTGCTCAACTTCAGTCCTTTTCATTTATCATTGACCAACGTCAATGGTTCGGGTTTTTCTAATAGCCCCCTGGAACGTGCCAATTCCGTATTTCAGCCATACCATCGTACCGATATAGCCCTGCAATACCGTTTTCAATGGCAGCATACCTATTTTGAGGCGGGTTGTTCAATACTTAACTTTTTCAATCAAGTCAATGTTCGGCTCAACCAATCGGTCAATGTGCCCAACGACAACTCTATTGTCAATACCGTAGGCATACCTTTTACGCCCACGGTGTATTTGAATGCAAAGTTTTAA
- a CDS encoding PepSY-associated TM helix domain-containing protein codes for MKKLTKKMLWVHRYTGFALSLLFLFWFLSGFVMMYKGFPYLNKKETLARAEGIAPSKNWVTPQELYLKHNLVNHHWESISVVSISGRPIYRLQDTQGKFYCFFADTGQKVPAFGKNEAKRIVNQFTGNKVKIAHIEKMTELDQWTPRTRFLPYLPAYRVYLDDHKGTVCYVSSITGQLFQKLNTADKIWAWLGPIPHWIYFKNLRIHTQLWRDVVVALSLVGVVMCLAGLYMGIVRTRRKKGNKWAFSPYKKVWFKWHHYTGFIFGLFTFTWILSGLFSMNPWKWSPSNSLSSQAKKVWQGGKLSPKLFSISPGKAIANMKEKVSELTLTRFAGKPYYQIQMASGTSKLLPGNHQYAPLERLDNQSYIQQVQAIHPKVKVLRVQELTDYDAYYYNKHRTKPLPVLKIDLADNSNTTYYINPKTAKVAMKYENTSRINRWVYHGLHSLDFPALFFRRPLWDIIVIILLLGGTSLSITGLVLTWKWFKRKVNFR; via the coding sequence ATGAAAAAACTGACCAAAAAAATGCTCTGGGTACACCGTTATACTGGTTTTGCCCTGAGCTTATTGTTTCTTTTTTGGTTTCTCTCGGGCTTTGTAATGATGTATAAGGGTTTTCCTTATCTCAATAAAAAAGAAACTTTAGCGCGCGCCGAAGGCATCGCACCATCAAAGAATTGGGTTACCCCTCAGGAGTTATACCTGAAACACAACCTCGTCAACCATCATTGGGAATCTATCAGTGTGGTGTCAATAAGCGGCAGGCCAATTTATAGACTTCAGGATACGCAAGGGAAGTTTTACTGCTTCTTTGCTGATACAGGTCAAAAAGTCCCTGCTTTTGGCAAAAATGAGGCGAAGCGCATTGTCAATCAATTTACGGGCAATAAAGTCAAGATAGCTCATATTGAAAAAATGACAGAATTGGATCAGTGGACACCACGTACCCGTTTTTTACCTTATCTACCTGCTTATCGGGTGTACTTAGATGATCATAAAGGTACTGTATGTTATGTATCCTCTATTACTGGTCAATTATTTCAAAAACTCAATACTGCCGATAAAATATGGGCTTGGCTAGGCCCTATTCCGCATTGGATTTATTTCAAAAACTTGCGCATTCATACCCAACTATGGCGTGATGTGGTAGTAGCCCTTAGCCTTGTGGGAGTTGTGATGTGCCTGGCAGGGTTGTACATGGGTATTGTCCGAACAAGACGAAAAAAAGGGAATAAATGGGCGTTTAGTCCTTACAAAAAGGTTTGGTTTAAATGGCATCATTATACTGGATTTATATTTGGCTTATTCACCTTTACCTGGATATTGAGTGGTCTTTTTTCTATGAATCCCTGGAAATGGAGTCCTTCAAATAGCCTAAGTAGTCAAGCAAAAAAAGTGTGGCAAGGTGGAAAACTGAGTCCAAAACTATTTAGCATAAGCCCAGGCAAGGCTATAGCCAACATGAAGGAAAAAGTCAGTGAATTAACCCTGACCCGTTTTGCTGGAAAGCCTTATTATCAGATACAGATGGCAAGTGGCACGAGCAAATTACTGCCCGGTAATCACCAGTATGCACCGCTTGAACGCTTAGATAATCAGTCTTACATCCAGCAAGTACAGGCCATTCACCCCAAAGTAAAGGTCTTGCGAGTGCAAGAGCTGACTGATTATGATGCCTACTATTATAACAAGCATCGCACTAAACCTCTACCCGTGCTGAAGATAGATCTTGCTGATAATTCTAATACTACTTACTACATCAACCCTAAAACTGCGAAGGTGGCAATGAAATATGAAAATACCAGTCGCATAAATCGGTGGGTATATCATGGTTTACATAGCCTGGATTTTCCTGCCTTATTTTTTAGGCGGCCTCTTTGGGACATTATAGTAATCATACTTCTATTGGGTGGCACTAGTTTAAGCATTACTGGGTTAGTCCTTACCTGGAAGTGGTTCAAAAGAAAAGTTAATTTTAGGTAG
- a CDS encoding TonB-dependent receptor: MLYKYIPQMIHSLRCLLILMLLTSFSAYCQQNIGTISGTVKTKKGNNLHYVSLLLEGTNLGSTTNSLGVFTIDNVPTGTYKLTASRIGYQTIVQKVTVTAGATSEVNLNLSEKNTRLNEIQVRGKREWVSESLNKIDVPLKYLPVTAHTVSKQLMVQRGVDDLGEAVKSTPGVRPINRYGGFQTFHIRGFNNFVLLTDGVRDERHNISTSAPSTNLANVERIEVLKGPASVLFGHSALGGVINIVRNQPSPVFNANFSATYGSFNTRRLQAGAGGPINSKWSYRVDFGLSESDGFRNYGTNTNNFYAAIQYRPRDGEILDIRMGLNKDSYDTDTGLPVLENGSLVPGMNLHNRYNDPQDFLNHTRYDFQIRYVKQLSKSTKISNQLSYYWDDIDYFSTEELTFNATQDSLTRSFPFYFNHRTKPLQNQLELTHDFSIGNIEQKLLVGYSISLMDRKTYRGDIFGEGKFTTVAVQNPILNQGYIDHQDTRYQAKLENVQGIYVQDWLSIGNHLKALIGLRYDIFNGTYFDNEVDASRNVTSEGEKTNIPSQALTYRAGLVYQPIEQFSIFSGYSTYFKPSRRITGDGQVFDPETGFQAEIGGRYYLSTYLTMTFSGFYLRKNNIVENLGGGVFRQVGSADSKGVEVEVNASPLEGFTLNAGYAYTDISIRKFGGDVTNPLAGNRIAFAPDHLANFWANYEIPKGLLRGFGISAGLYHTGKNFTAANNTYALPAYTILDGSIFYNFGKGEIRLNVNNITDKVYFRDAIYGNQFFPGLTRNYLLTLRYRL, translated from the coding sequence ATGCTATATAAATATATACCTCAAATGATTCATAGCCTGCGCTGCCTTTTGATTCTAATGCTTCTTACCTCATTTTCCGCTTATTGCCAACAAAATATAGGAACCATTTCGGGCACAGTCAAGACGAAAAAAGGTAACAACCTTCACTATGTAAGTTTACTTCTGGAGGGTACCAATTTGGGCAGCACTACCAATAGCTTAGGAGTGTTTACTATTGACAATGTTCCAACGGGTACTTACAAGCTGACTGCTTCCAGAATTGGTTACCAAACCATTGTGCAAAAAGTTACCGTTACTGCTGGAGCTACAAGTGAAGTAAACTTGAACCTGAGCGAAAAAAACACGCGCTTGAATGAAATACAGGTACGTGGTAAACGAGAGTGGGTAAGTGAAAGCCTCAACAAAATAGATGTTCCTCTCAAATATTTGCCAGTGACAGCTCATACTGTCTCTAAACAACTGATGGTACAGCGTGGAGTAGATGATTTGGGCGAAGCGGTCAAAAGTACTCCTGGAGTTCGCCCAATCAATCGTTATGGGGGCTTTCAAACTTTTCACATTCGTGGATTCAACAATTTTGTCTTACTTACTGATGGGGTAAGGGACGAACGACACAATATTTCTACCAGTGCCCCCAGTACCAACCTTGCCAACGTAGAGCGTATAGAAGTATTGAAAGGTCCAGCTTCTGTGCTTTTCGGACATTCTGCCTTGGGAGGGGTGATCAATATTGTAAGAAACCAGCCTAGTCCTGTGTTTAACGCCAACTTCTCAGCTACTTATGGTAGCTTCAATACCCGAAGACTGCAAGCTGGGGCGGGAGGTCCGATTAATTCTAAGTGGTCATACCGTGTTGATTTTGGGCTTTCAGAGTCAGATGGTTTTCGAAACTATGGCACCAATACTAATAATTTTTATGCCGCTATCCAATACCGCCCTCGTGATGGTGAAATATTAGATATTCGAATGGGTTTAAATAAAGATAGCTATGATACTGATACTGGTTTACCCGTATTGGAAAATGGCTCCCTGGTGCCCGGCATGAACCTTCACAATCGCTATAATGATCCACAGGATTTCCTTAATCATACCCGTTACGATTTTCAAATACGTTATGTAAAGCAATTATCTAAAAGTACCAAAATTTCTAATCAGCTTTCATACTATTGGGATGATATAGATTACTTCTCTACCGAGGAACTCACTTTCAATGCTACCCAGGATTCGCTTACGCGTTCTTTCCCGTTTTACTTCAACCACCGCACCAAGCCACTACAAAACCAATTGGAGCTTACCCACGATTTTAGTATTGGTAACATAGAGCAGAAGCTATTGGTAGGTTATTCAATCAGCCTCATGGACCGTAAAACGTATCGAGGTGACATCTTTGGCGAAGGTAAATTTACCACGGTTGCCGTACAAAATCCGATATTGAACCAGGGCTATATCGATCATCAAGATACCCGCTACCAGGCAAAGTTAGAAAACGTACAGGGTATTTATGTACAAGATTGGCTCAGTATAGGCAATCACCTAAAAGCATTGATCGGTTTAAGGTATGACATTTTTAACGGTACTTACTTTGATAATGAGGTAGATGCCAGTCGCAATGTAACTTCTGAGGGTGAAAAAACTAACATTCCTTCACAAGCACTTACTTATCGTGCAGGGTTAGTTTATCAGCCCATTGAACAATTTTCTATATTCAGCGGATACTCTACTTATTTTAAACCTTCCCGCAGAATCACTGGCGATGGGCAAGTGTTTGATCCTGAGACAGGTTTTCAGGCGGAAATAGGTGGTCGTTATTACCTCAGTACTTATCTTACTATGACCTTTTCGGGCTTTTATCTGCGTAAAAACAATATTGTGGAAAATCTGGGGGGGGGTGTATTTCGACAGGTAGGTTCAGCCGATTCGAAAGGAGTAGAGGTAGAAGTGAATGCTTCTCCACTAGAGGGCTTTACTCTTAATGCAGGGTATGCCTATACTGATATCAGTATAAGAAAGTTTGGAGGAGATGTGACGAATCCTTTGGCAGGCAATCGTATTGCTTTTGCTCCAGATCACTTGGCCAATTTCTGGGCAAATTACGAGATACCCAAGGGCTTACTCCGAGGATTTGGGATAAGCGCAGGACTTTATCATACGGGTAAAAACTTCACAGCTGCCAACAACACTTATGCACTACCTGCTTATACCATATTGGATGGTAGTATCTTTTATAACTTTGGAAAAGGAGAAATAAGGTTAAATGTAAACAATATTACCGACAAGGTCTATTTCCGAGATGCTATTTATGGTAATCAGTTCTTCCCAGGGCTTACCAGAAATTATTTACTGACCCTCCGATACAGATTATAA
- a CDS encoding reverse transcriptase domain-containing protein has product MRLALHSYGFRPDRSPQDAIKAIFCGINKKSACVLDADISNCFDKINHQYLLKSSTLLPLFPAK; this is encoded by the coding sequence ATCCGACTTGCCCTTCATTCTTATGGGTTCCGTCCAGATCGCTCTCCCCAAGATGCTATCAAAGCGATTTTCTGCGGCATCAATAAAAAATCTGCATGTGTTTTGGATGCAGACATCAGTAATTGCTTCGATAAAATCAACCATCAATATCTACTAAAGAGCTCAACACTTCTCCCACTTTTTCCTGCCAAATAA
- a CDS encoding COR domain-containing protein, whose product MGTLAEQLILESIELKKPVLDLGNCGLRGTEPELKLLAKCIDVRVLNFSSNWVNDVVEERFPLVFSSNTQAPNHLTQLPAYLPPCLHTLIAQGNSEAPWSIKSLQPLLPLQMLKHLDIGHNQLMSLKALENLPKLTYLLASHNQITEIEPIAALTQLEELFLDTNQIDNVEALTGLHQLKRLSLMNNRIAQVFALPKCRRLRTIWLSYNQITEVIIPKSITEQLTYLDLRFNQIEQVSLPWLEALPALETLNLGGNMLNNIPAEILKQGLEGIKNYLVSVNKKTKRRELNEAKLIFVGVGEVGKTELTEALSQPNYEFREGRKSTKGIQIKHWKLPNAKREDKAVNFVANIWDFAGQEINYGTHQFFLTKNSVYVFVWDARKDEAQSKFNYWLHIVTLLSDKAPIIVVQNKIDEYHTDINRQNWRKAFPNIIDFVKTSCKTGESIEALRQVVVNELLKLPNTHEIWNKDRFAVRETLENRPDDYMGHKDYMRVCQEQGLSREDARFLAQQLHDIGVILHFKDAPALKDTVVLKPEWATKAAYQLLDHPLILEQGKFTHEQLDEVWNEACFDDKHHFLLGIMERFELVFRLNNTDEYIVPERLPVSAPAPVARPDNTPPLSNVLRFEYHYEFMPKGIFSRFICRIHYLIKAQLFWKNGVVLKADQSQALITLNDVPAIKTIQIAIWGNQTSELLSSVRQHFDYLHRQLHLGKDLLHEKIPCPCEVCTTGKTDNFDYQHLQNCLQDGDTHIRCRNRTRMAIADLLHGITNQPASLKRLLHLIDTDQISEFFAAADQLGKQDRDLNVLRNKFMHEGMSDYQYTEQLKVWVSRAYRGTRG is encoded by the coding sequence ATGGGCACACTTGCTGAGCAACTCATTCTTGAAAGTATCGAACTTAAAAAACCAGTGCTTGACTTGGGCAACTGTGGGCTGAGGGGTACCGAGCCTGAACTAAAGTTGTTGGCAAAATGTATCGATGTAAGGGTATTGAACTTTTCGAGCAATTGGGTAAATGATGTTGTAGAAGAAAGATTTCCCTTGGTTTTTTCCAGCAATACCCAAGCCCCTAACCACCTTACCCAACTACCCGCTTATTTGCCTCCTTGCTTGCATACACTCATTGCTCAAGGCAACAGTGAAGCTCCCTGGAGCATCAAAAGCCTGCAACCTTTGTTACCTCTTCAAATGCTCAAGCACCTGGATATAGGGCACAACCAACTCATGAGTCTTAAGGCATTAGAAAACCTACCCAAGCTTACATACCTGTTGGCAAGCCACAATCAAATTACTGAAATAGAACCCATTGCCGCCCTTACTCAACTAGAGGAGTTGTTTTTAGACACCAACCAGATCGACAATGTAGAAGCTTTGACAGGATTGCACCAGCTCAAGAGATTAAGCCTGATGAATAATAGAATTGCTCAGGTATTTGCCCTGCCCAAATGCCGTCGTTTGCGTACAATTTGGCTCTCTTACAATCAAATCACCGAAGTAATAATTCCCAAAAGCATCACAGAGCAGCTCACTTACCTAGACCTTAGGTTCAACCAAATCGAGCAGGTTTCTTTGCCCTGGCTGGAGGCTTTGCCTGCTTTAGAAACCCTGAACCTGGGTGGCAATATGCTCAACAATATACCCGCTGAAATACTTAAGCAAGGCTTAGAAGGTATAAAAAACTACTTGGTGTCGGTGAACAAAAAAACCAAACGACGCGAACTCAATGAAGCCAAGCTTATTTTTGTGGGAGTAGGCGAAGTAGGCAAAACCGAACTTACCGAAGCGCTCAGTCAACCCAACTATGAATTTCGGGAAGGCAGAAAAAGCACCAAGGGCATCCAAATCAAGCATTGGAAGCTGCCCAACGCAAAACGTGAAGACAAGGCAGTAAATTTTGTGGCAAATATTTGGGACTTTGCCGGGCAAGAGATCAACTATGGTACCCACCAGTTTTTTCTAACCAAAAACTCGGTATATGTGTTTGTATGGGACGCCCGCAAAGACGAAGCCCAGTCTAAATTTAATTATTGGCTCCATATTGTTACGCTGTTATCAGACAAAGCGCCTATTATTGTAGTGCAAAATAAGATAGACGAGTACCACACTGATATTAACCGCCAAAACTGGCGCAAAGCATTTCCTAACATTATAGATTTTGTAAAAACCTCGTGCAAAACAGGAGAAAGCATCGAGGCTTTGCGCCAAGTGGTGGTAAATGAACTACTCAAACTGCCCAACACCCATGAGATATGGAACAAAGATCGTTTTGCGGTGCGCGAAACCCTGGAAAACCGCCCGGATGATTACATGGGACACAAAGACTATATGCGTGTTTGCCAAGAACAAGGACTGAGCCGCGAAGATGCGCGTTTTTTAGCGCAGCAACTCCACGATATTGGGGTAATTTTACACTTCAAAGACGCCCCCGCACTCAAAGATACAGTGGTACTTAAGCCCGAATGGGCTACTAAAGCCGCTTACCAACTGCTCGACCACCCTTTGATTCTCGAACAGGGAAAATTTACCCACGAACAACTAGATGAGGTTTGGAATGAGGCTTGTTTCGACGATAAACATCATTTTTTGTTGGGCATTATGGAGCGGTTTGAGCTCGTCTTTCGCCTGAATAACACCGATGAATACATTGTGCCTGAACGTCTTCCGGTATCGGCGCCTGCCCCTGTTGCGCGGCCCGACAACACCCCACCTTTGTCAAATGTTTTGCGGTTTGAGTACCACTATGAGTTTATGCCTAAAGGCATATTCAGTCGATTTATTTGTCGAATACATTATTTAATCAAAGCACAGCTTTTCTGGAAAAACGGGGTAGTACTTAAGGCTGATCAAAGTCAGGCTTTGATCACTTTAAACGATGTGCCTGCAATCAAAACCATTCAAATAGCCATTTGGGGCAATCAGACCAGCGAACTATTGAGCTCTGTTCGCCAACATTTTGACTACCTCCACCGACAATTGCATTTGGGCAAAGACTTGCTACACGAGAAGATTCCTTGCCCTTGTGAAGTTTGCACTACAGGCAAAACGGACAACTTTGACTACCAACACCTGCAAAACTGTTTGCAAGATGGCGACACGCACATTCGTTGCCGCAATCGTACCCGCATGGCTATTGCCGACCTGCTACACGGCATTACAAACCAACCTGCTTCACTCAAGCGCTTATTGCATTTGATTGACACGGATCAAATTTCTGAGTTTTTTGCCGCAGCAGATCAATTGGGCAAACAAGACCGCGATTTGAATGTACTCCGTAATAAATTTATGCACGAAGGAATGAGCGACTATCAATATACTGAGCAGCTCAAAGTTTGGGTGAGCAGGGCTTATAGGGGAACTAGAGGCTAA